The segment CCACTGGGTACTCATTGTATTACTCATTGATTGTTTCACTGCTTTATgtatatttgaaatttgttttggtaATAGTGTAATTTTGATAAGTCTTTACTCTTTTGCTTTTGTTTACTATTACCTTGGTGCCCGTCACCAGGGGGCTCTAATAAGAGCTTTTTGGTGGTGGGGGTGAGCGGTgggttaatttaaattttaatttaatcgtagtccttatctcgtcgcgtaggtcgacgccgattgttccgatccctattttcttcttcgttgttggtaactttttgttcTCCaaggcggcttgttgggcctgcccctaactcCCTGTCTcaccggaggaccatcgtgcataacatggagaacagacgctgtttgagccgcacctccttggtgaacagacgctcgtgtttgacgaggcatttcctctaccgccatgctatggttaccgcgccagtattcgcgtcgcatctcctcacttcgctattgtcagattgactacattgcccaggctacgccgcatttagtatcatatgactcgtggaggcgtgaggcgggagcttgtgaggaccagagctgtgtttgacgctctttccaggttgtcaacttacctagagtgactatatacagagtggcgacaatgtcaaaattggaatgataattatctgtcagtgtcattccaatcgagcagacgacctattcaacgcgtatgcaggaaagagaaagaaaaaccttggaaaaaccgcattacaTACATTtaggatgacatgtcgccactctgtatatagtcactctaaactcaccatttgaagccaaatgtacctttatcaatatttctttgtgctggagttacatagcagcgacatcaagatttagtttgccacttacggctcgaggggtgctctattgaaggattactcgtagattacataaaaaccttttacaaactttttgtcaattacctggtagtctgttctctgtgattttaCCCTTTAGATCTAAGCCCCGTTTGCTTCGTTTGTAGATTACACCTGTTGTAATTAATAGAGGATTACAAAATTTGCAGCTTTTTCACTCACAAATTTTAATACGTGCTATTCAATGGTATATTACAATTTCAAtggttttggtatcgtggctaCCTAGTtgttaaatgaaaagaaatggttcggtacgaccattggcaAACAAAATGTATCGATGCAGCATTAAATTGAATGGTTCAGTACGACCATAAATTAAATGATTTAGGTACGATAATCGTTGGATGAAgcaaatggttcggtacgaccatagacagAAAAAAATGGTTCAGTATGACCATTGTTTCATGGAAAGAAATGGTTTGGAATGTATGACCGAAGCGCCTAGATGTGCCTCTGGCACTGTGTGCAACTGCTTTAATCAAGCTTATTTTGACTGCAGTCTGACATGGTTGGTTGAGTCTTTGCTTGCTCCGCGCTGAGGGTTTTGGCCAGAGCACTGACATCTGTACACGTATTGTATTATATTGTTGTATCCAGCACAACCTTTTCTGCAGCAAGACGGCGTGGTTGAGGATTACATAAAAATCATTGGTGGGTCCATGGTGGTAGCTGCTTCTACCGGATCTGTATGAAGAGTCGCAAGCTGCGATTCAGGCACATAATGCAGCTTCTCACGCGGTGATAGGGTTTCCTCCTGAGTAGGTGATGCGTGATTGAAGTATCGCTGTTCGATCGGGAAGTAccgtattcgcgttgacgaacgtaagctacTGCCACCtcaaaaagtttactgtaggaaTGAAGCAGAATAGGAATtggttaaagagcgcaagagatcgaaacattttggcagattttcacccacactcaCATATGGGAATTGCTATGaatgtgcaagagatcgtttaatgccgccAACGCAAATTACGCCGAAAGGACGCTCAACGGGAGGGATCAAGAAATGAAGTTCTTACCGTAACTCAGTTGAGCTCCAATAGTTCCAATAAACGACTATTGGTTTGCTAGACCAGTATCATACCAGTATCAGTAAAGATATGCCTTACATTTTCACGAAAATGAAGGAAATCGGCAGTGACGACATGATGTTGATTTTTagattttctaaaattttatgCTATAGTAGGTATACCTACTTCTGACTGTAAAAATTACTCGATCCACCATCATTTATTTAGAAAAACAACATCAAGTGTTTGTCTCTTGAAATAACAGCAGGACTATTGAAGTTAGTCATGTTCTGAATCCAGGTTGAAACATTTCAATCGCCCAAACATTAAGAGCTGCATTAACGGCAACAATACAGACTGGCGGCACAGATCCAAGGCGTGCATTCGTATGCATTGTAGATGGTTTGCTCCAATTACTTACTAACTTTTTGCGTCTATCTGCAAACATTTATGCCGGTTTCAATTCATGCATATACCAACTACATTAGTTGTCAGCACTGCAATTATTGCATAAAAAAAACTACCATCTCACAGTTGGTGTCTACAAATCGGCGCGGCACCGAGTGGATGGTAAACTCTTACGGCAGTTCCGtcgcataaaaataaaacagtatGTAAAGAGAAAACTAAACTGCACGGCCCACGGTTGCAACCGAAACGGTCAAGTTCAAGTCCGTTTTCGCTATTTGCGTTATATCCCACACTATATGCTGCAGTCCGTGTTACCCACTCGCATGCGATAATCTGCACGTAATCGCGTAATTAGACCGAACTGTAAAAACAAGTCGCTGTGTTTTGCTTTGCACTCGTCGCCTTGTGCTAGGCCAGTAAAAGTGGTTAAAATGTGTCATCCGGGGCAGCCGGAAGGAGAACCTGTTCCTAGAGCCTACCAAAGTCGGTTAACCGCTTGAAAGGGAATACTGGCTGACCTAAAATGTGTATTCCCGTATCTCGTTAAGCTGAGTTCCTATCTAATGATAAGTTTTCACTGACGGGTGATAGAGATCTCATCACCagggaaatctgtggaaatcagATCACGTTAGTGACATTTCCTGAAAAAAAACAAGTACAATAATAACTGTTTTAGTTCAATTACTTAGCACGTATGTCTACTGACAGTTTTGTCCCGTTGATTTCATCTTCATTCCAGAGGAAGCCGATAAGGAAGCTCTTCGACGCGAACAAAACCGTGACTTGAAGGCGGACAGCAAAAAACCAGCGAAAGTTACTCCATCTCACTTGATTAATCAAATCGAAGATGGCCTTGGAACAATCACCGATTTCGTGTCGGATGGCGTAGACGGGTAAGTTGCGTGAAGATTTGGAGGttagaaaacaattttaaaacccttttttgcttttgcttcaGTGTGTCGACGAGtaaaaatcagaaatcagacgaCGAGCTGGCTCGGCCCAAAAAGCACTTACATCATATTCTGAAACTAGGTAACACCGGAAGCAATGGTACCAACAACGGTCTTGCACGTTCCACGGTGGGATTTGACGATGATTTGGCCGCCGTGGAAGATGGTTTGGTGGATTATGGATTTGACGCCGGGCCGGAGAAAGCTATTGGTAGAGGTGGGCGCGTTGGTGGCCAGGATTCAGGTTACGGTGTTGCAAGTAGTCATACTATTGGAGCTGCAGGTGGGTCCGAGTCCGAGGAGTCAGACGCTGAGAGAGAAGTCGGTCGCTTTGACGACGGCGAACGAGGCGGCGGAGGATTCCGTACGAGTCAcaagttttctttctttcttatgAACAAAACAATTAGTTGTTTGATTCCCCCTTTCTGTTTTGCTGTTCAAAATTTTCTACCTCCCCAGTCCTTAAATAGGTCCGGGTAAATCAGAGCCAAAGAACCCACAAAATCTAAAAGTTTCAGCCAACGTATAAAAGACTACGAAGCTGATGAGTTACTTCAAATAGATTTCATTTTTCTTCCTGATTGAAACCGATGCCTCCCGCTAATCGTACCCACTATCAACGTTTAGGACGTTTTTTTTGAGTCCTCGATTCGGTAACAGAATAAGCTCCAAACGACTACCTACAAACAAGCCATTAGCCCCAGATGTAGAATTGGGTGCATGCATAAAACGAAATCTCATTTAACTTCATTTGTAGAAATCCACAATTTCATTAAGAGTTCTGTTCAGTCGATACGCAACAGTCAAAAagaaaaacttaaacttaactatatacaagttattttagaataaaagcaaaaataacaataacGTTCAGGCCAAAAAAGTTTTAAATCTCATTCATTTTAAAATGCAAACTAAAACATTGGCACATTACGTAACTACTGAACAAAACTCCTTACATATAAGGCATGATTTAAATAAAGACAGAAAATGCATGATGGCCACCTCCAGCTTGCAGCCTTGCTTCTTAATGTTTTCTGTTGCAATAGATTGactgttttgtttgtttgttgtgcACTTCCATTGCTTATTAGAGTGATCAAAAAGCTTCATAAATATGTCACATTTACATGagaatgataaaaatcatgttTTATATGAGATAAATTATGCATTCCACAACATCCCTAACATGGTTTGAAATTCGTACTAACAAATGACGGTTTTTTACAACAATGTGTTTCGAGTATGCATCAAATTTACTGGTGTTCCACCCTCCCGCATTTATACATCGCATAATATGCATTCAATAATCAGTAGTTTGATGCTTACGTATGCTTGTTCTAACCAAATAACAACGAATCCCAAAATCCGTCGTAGTTTATGTTAAAATCGCTAACCGACATGTGACTAACCGCACGTCTACCCGTTGAAAGATTTAATAACATCGCTTCTTTTTTCTCTTGTAATTTAAATAATTATTACATGAAAAATCCCAACAAAACTAAAACAGGCAAGCGGaagggaaagaaaaagaagacctaCATCAAGCTGTTCATGCTGGGAGCCGCCCTGAAGGGCAAGATCGAACTGCTGCTGAAGATCCTCTCGTTCCATCTGCAGCTGAAGTTCTTCGCCATCGCCGCCATCGGACTGCTGATCAACATCGCCCGGTTCTGGTTCGACCTGAAGAAGCAGCCGCAACCGCAAAAAGTACCAATCAAATAGTCCCAATCCCCCTTAAAAAGGCCTCCGTGCCAGCGACTAGTTGATCCATTCTACCACAGGAAATCTATTACAGGTAATCTACTACGAGCACGCCCAGCATCAGCATCATTACGATGACCATGGCGAAGACTGGAACGGTGGCTACTGGAAACGTTCGCTGCATGGACCTCGTGACGATGACAACGGCTACTACGCCCAGGAGCGAAACGATGAAGAATACCCCCGCCATCGGCCGGTTCATTATGCCCCGATTCCCAACAGTCCCAGCCACTACCCGTACGATCCGCAACACATGGCGTATCATCAGCAGCGGCCATACGCGTAAGACGATCGCATCGGTTAGAGCCCACGGATGGAGCTCCTGTGCACTTTTCGGCGATGCCGAAAGCTAGCCGAGCAACCCGGAAAAGCCGAGTTGCTATTTAAGCTGCTAAGCAAGCAGTTTCTCATCCAAAACATCCCTGTGTCATTCACTCATTCCTTACCATCGGTTCGTATGTACAAATTCCGTAAAGCCAGTCGCAATCGTTAAACACAAACACACAATTCAACCAAATACAACTTAGTTGAACAGGAAAGTGTTGCAATTCTTTGTTGTCATAGCTTTAGTTTGCCAGGTGCGCACCACTCAGGCCGCTTCTGGCAAACTATTTGttgtaataatttatttatttatttatttatatatttattaatttatttatttgttgtgTATTTATTTGGATGAACTGATTTAGGCTGGCTTTATTTGCAGGAGAAAGTAAAGTTGTTAAAAATTCGATAATTATAGGAACAATTTcttgatgaaaaaataaatctaaaaaaCTTATACGTGTATGTCTTTTATTATTTGTGTTGCGTctgtcttgcgaagggaaagaAGGCACGAGCTTCCAGCTAGAACACCGGCGGTGTCGGCGGTGTCAAGAGATCACAAATAAATGAATTTATCAACCACTTTCGGTTCATCGCCATCAAcagttactgtccgtgggaggcgaacgttaCCTTGTTTTTAGCCTCTACAactcatatatttggttttcgactctAAGCCTCCGCTTTTAGCCTGCTGCAGATTGCCCCATCGTCACAAAGTTTCTAGGGATATCAAGTCGTCCGATAAACCTACGCTGGTGACCTAGTAGCTTAATTTATCTTACTAGGATCACACTGAGTCTCGTAATGAGGCTGTCATCTAGTCTTTGGCATTCGACCCAACACGATTCTCTATTCAGTTGCCCGTTCCGGGCCAAACGCTATCGTGAGCCACTCCTAATACGAAGTGTAGATGGTCACTTTGTTGATTAACGATGTTTCACCTTGCATTGGAATCACTGTCAATAGACGCTCCTGACATGGGGACCGACACTCAAGGCTGTTAAGTATTTTAAATTACATTTAGaaacaatcacctgtccccttACCGTAATTCTGACCTCGAGTACCACCTATcaccaatcgtagattgacacTAGCCATCCATCCCTGTATTATGCACATGGTGCCTGAGgtcagcatttccacctcttcgAGGCAGCTCAagcagcgtctgtctcggagcagGCGGCTAACTATGAAATGTGTCACGATCTCGGAAAGGTAGCATATCGAAACTCTCATTTATCAAGACCatcgaaaatggaaatacgAAACAGATCAATCATGACTTTGGCCCAACATCAGCCACCCCGCCTATTTTACCGCAATGGCTTCTCTATGACGGACTTGATGGCACCGACGGTGGACTTCCCTTTGCGCAATATCAACTGTGTCTGTGCCAGCCCTATATTGCTTTCCATAACgcgcgtcagcctgtttaggattactcGCTCTAGTAACTTTCCTTGATGAACTTCCGTGATGAGGGATTTCCTGGTGGTTTTGATATCACTGCCAAtcttttccatttgtctgggaATTTGCACACTTCTAGGCAGTTTTGAAGCTACACTATAAACATATTAGGATATGCTTGAATCGCCGCCTTCAGTGCCTTGTAGGTACCTGGTAGGCACTGCCCCACAGACTTGAGTCAGCATCGCGTCATAGCTCCTGGAAAAAGGATTTCTTACTACGCCTTATAGCTTTGTTGAGCATTTCACCAGTATACAGAATGACGAACGTTCGTTGGCAGCACGTACCTAGACATGGATGTCACATGCTCTCGTTAGGACGTTGGTCTCCTCATTAGCAGTCAGGttgctctctgcgctgagtgCATCCACAAATAGTTCTTTATCGAAGGATTTCACCTTTTATCTCCGACTGATCGACCATAGCCCTCACGACGGTGACTTCCGTCCGTTAATCTTAAACCGTACAGCTTGATGGTCGCCATTCCAAACTCACCGATCACTCTTCAGCCCATGTTGAacaacacttacttacttaattggccaaacgtcttacgacaaagcctgcgcagtataatttctccatctatttcggtccatggcagctggtctccagttccgcgggcacccagtgctcgccagatctcgctccacctggacTTGCCACCTTGTTCGCTGTGCccttcttcgtcttgttcctaccggatttgacgcgaaaaccatttttgcaggatagttgtccggcattctagcaacatgtcctgcccaacgtatccttcCACCTTTAACCGCTTTCttaatacttggttcgccgtagagacgcgcgagctcgtggttcattcttcgcctccatacaccgttctcttgcactccgccaaaggtggttcttagcactcgccgttcgaaaactccgagtgcttgtAGGTCCTCTTCAAGCAGTGTCCACGTATCGTGTCCGTAGAggcaaccggtctaataagcgttttgtacagtgtgcactttgtacgggagcttaaattgttcgaccgcaagtgtttgtggagtccgtagtaggcctgACTTCCGCTggtaatacgtcttttaatctcacggctgatattgttgtcctctcttgccagtgagccaaggtatacgaactcgtcgactagcTCGAAcccatccccgtcgattaccacggtactgcccaagcgagccctgtcgcatccggtcccgcccgccagcatatacttcgtttcagacgtatttatcttcaatgcaatcatctctgcttcgcgttttagtctggtgtactgatcttccaccgcctcaaatgttcagcattcacgtcgtcagcaaagcagataaattgactggatttattaaaaatcgtgcccgcatttcgatcgccgctcgtcttataacactttcaagcgcaatgttgaatagcaggcaggaaagaccatctccttgtcaaagtcccctgcgagattcgaatgggtccgacaatccacccaagattctcacacagcactgcatCCCATCAATCGTAGTAAGCTTaccgggaaagccgttttcgtccaaaactttccatagctcttgtcagtttacgctatcatatgcacctttgaaatcgataaacagGTGGTgcatggggactcggaattcgcggcacttctggaggatctgccgcatggtgaagatttggtccgttgtagaccgaccctccatgaagccggcctgataacttctcacaaatctattggctattgtcgatagtcgatgaaagatgacttgggacagcactttgtaggcggtattCAGGGCgccacaaagcctttgcgagatccgttgagtctctgatagaacttccgtgtgtcgtgaaagcggtacagctgttcttcgcactcctcctCTTGGTGGCGTTTCTTCTCCTTAAAGATGAAGAGTCGCGTTTATTACCTTCGCTTctgtttatatcgctccacattctgacaagtggctctacgcagcatttgtacccacgCTGCgctcttctcagccaatatctgctggcattcctcgtcaaaccattcgttacgacgattcggtgccacacggcctaggacgttctccgctacgctgttaatagctgttttcacggcattccaacagtcttcaagaggggcttcatccagctcaccctcttccggcagcgcggtttcgagagatgaCGCGTAGTTTTGGGCGACCTccagttgcttcagtcgcgctagattataccgtggcgggcaccggtatcgtatgttgttcacaacagatagtttttgacgtatccttaccatcactatgtagtgatccgaatcaat is part of the Sabethes cyaneus chromosome 2, idSabCyanKW18_F2, whole genome shotgun sequence genome and harbors:
- the LOC128736624 gene encoding uncharacterized protein LOC128736624, producing the protein MIRRQPLIQLLLLAATINSSNLVSAQQPEKAENKVPVDASAIVESLLCVVRANPWQCVRQQASRMLDNWEDILELKKHEMMEEADKEALRREQNRDLKADSKKPAKVTPSHLINQIEDGLGTITDFVSDGVDGVSTSKNQKSDDELARPKKHLHHILKLGKRKGKKKKTYIKLFMLGAALKGKIELLLKILSFHLQLKFFAIAAIGLLINIARFWFDLKKQPQPQKVIYYEHAQHQHHYDDHGEDWNGGYWKRSLHGPRDDDNGYYAQERNDEEYPRHRPVHYAPIPNSPSHYPYDPQHMAYHQQRPYA